The following coding sequences are from one Trueperaceae bacterium window:
- a CDS encoding diacylglycerol kinase codes for MKRLFRSISFAWQGLSNAWLTQRNFRIEIGIALAATILAIYLRTGLTPVLICVMVVFASELINSSIEALVDLNTQGVHPLAKAAKDYAAAAVLITSFGSLAIGILVLGPALLERILSWL; via the coding sequence AATCTCCTTCGCTTGGCAAGGCCTATCTAATGCATGGTTAACCCAACGAAATTTCCGCATCGAGATAGGCATTGCCTTAGCCGCGACGATTCTAGCTATTTATCTTAGAACAGGTCTTACGCCTGTTTTAATATGCGTGATGGTAGTGTTTGCTTCCGAATTAATCAACTCCTCTATTGAAGCTTTAGTTGATCTCAACACACAAGGTGTCCACCCACTGGCCAAGGCCGCTAAAGACTACGCGGCGGCAGCAGTCTTAATAACTTCATTTGGCTCACTCGCAATTGGAATTTTGGTGTTAGGTCCCGCTCTACTAGAAAGGATTCTCTCGTGGCTCTAG
- the cdd gene encoding cytidine deaminase, with amino-acid sequence MALVVPEDLLNAAIKVRLAAYTPFSNFKVGAALLSETGRILVGANVENSSYGLTRCAEQSAVLAMVSSGERGFEAIVVYTDTDIPTTPCGACRQILYEFSPKAHVFSVASSGDVLHSLVSDLLPNGFTLDDPLLKT; translated from the coding sequence GTGGCTCTAGTCGTACCTGAAGATTTATTGAACGCGGCGATAAAAGTTAGACTGGCCGCCTACACCCCCTTCTCTAACTTTAAGGTCGGAGCAGCCCTTCTTTCCGAAACCGGAAGAATCTTAGTTGGGGCTAACGTCGAAAACTCTTCTTACGGATTAACAAGATGCGCGGAACAATCAGCAGTTTTAGCAATGGTTTCCTCCGGCGAAAGGGGTTTTGAAGCGATCGTGGTCTACACTGATACCGATATCCCGACAACACCTTGTGGAGCGTGCAGACAAATTTTATACGAATTCTCCCCAAAAGCCCACGTTTTCTCTGTAGCTTCTTCTGGCGATGTCCTGCATTCTCTGGTTTCAGATTTGCTACCGAACGGATTTACGCTAGACGACCCGTTACTAAAAACATGA